One part of the Sorangiineae bacterium MSr11954 genome encodes these proteins:
- a CDS encoding chlorinating enzyme codes for MLSREDREFFVTNGFLGPFRVYEPAEVKEMWRQVRLQVHDKSRACYPTTDINYDRHMDISILSRHISHPALVERLQGLIGPDVFCWRSEFFPKYPGDAGTEWHQVETYAYGSGIPSLVPTVRREKTPTELTIWTAFTDVPRESGPLKFMPGSHRKWLFDEKRKLERFDGLSSNGGFFGYHFDELKLDPNLELDESQAAVMEMEAGQAVIFTARCMHGSLPNTSRRAMRLGIATRYVPTDVKIFPDQTRFSEHGNEFDLRDWGAVLVAGRDDYEYNRVRTHNAREEPFITQPRVENVVTARICAGGDQWAAG; via the coding sequence ATGTTGTCGCGTGAAGATAGAGAATTTTTCGTTACCAATGGTTTTTTGGGCCCCTTCCGAGTCTACGAACCGGCAGAAGTCAAGGAGATGTGGAGACAGGTCCGGCTCCAGGTCCACGACAAGTCTAGGGCCTGTTATCCCACTACCGACATCAATTACGACCGGCATATGGATATATCCATCCTGAGCCGCCACATATCGCACCCTGCCCTGGTGGAGCGGCTTCAAGGCCTCATAGGCCCTGATGTTTTCTGCTGGAGGTCGGAGTTTTTTCCCAAGTATCCCGGCGATGCGGGGACCGAGTGGCACCAAGTGGAGACTTACGCTTATGGCTCCGGGATCCCTTCCCTGGTCCCCACCGTACGACGCGAAAAGACCCCGACCGAGCTCACCATTTGGACGGCGTTCACCGATGTTCCCCGGGAGAGCGGGCCGCTCAAATTCATGCCGGGCTCGCACCGAAAATGGCTCTTCGACGAGAAGCGAAAGCTCGAGAGGTTCGACGGATTGAGCTCCAACGGCGGATTCTTCGGCTATCACTTCGACGAGCTCAAGCTCGACCCGAACCTGGAGCTCGATGAGTCGCAGGCCGCCGTCATGGAGATGGAAGCCGGTCAAGCCGTCATCTTCACCGCGCGCTGCATGCACGGATCGCTCCCCAATACGTCGCGGCGGGCGATGCGCCTCGGTATCGCCACGCGCTATGTGCCCACGGACGTAAAAATTTTCCCCGATCAAACCCGCTTCTCCGAGCATGGGAACGAGTTCGATCTCCGCGATTGGGGCGCCGTGCTCGTCGCGGGCCGAGACGACTACGAATACAACCGGGTCCGCACCCACAACGCGCGCGAAGAGCCGTTCATCACGCAACCGCGCGTCGAAAATGTGGTGACCGCCAGGATCTGCGCGGGCGGTGACCAGTGGGCCGCGGGGTGA
- a CDS encoding 2OG-Fe(II) oxygenase — MRQVVENQQFAIYDDFLPPEEQKVFWEYLENADFRQVHVPTVKGAYRIEDGDILLGPQLIWPLVPVEAYLPNWKQLKMPPGYHICPTDTPADDLLARIRAVAGEHPSLIGAEMEQWIGIIGQPQINPAGSGISWHRDRRTYAGAFVYYAHPEWNSQWGGELLIAEPGTADGFHDVPRAHTFDNSLESKSLLHTGMGTYIAPKPNRLVLLAGKDPHSVAKVTQSAGHRVRVGFAGFFIHPTYVGDLLKRFQRHNDL; from the coding sequence ATGCGACAAGTAGTCGAGAATCAGCAATTCGCGATTTACGATGACTTTCTGCCACCCGAAGAGCAGAAAGTATTCTGGGAGTACCTGGAGAACGCCGACTTCCGGCAGGTCCACGTGCCGACTGTGAAGGGCGCCTATCGAATCGAGGACGGGGACATTTTACTTGGACCTCAGCTCATCTGGCCGTTGGTTCCGGTCGAGGCGTATCTCCCGAATTGGAAACAGCTCAAGATGCCGCCGGGGTATCACATCTGCCCGACGGATACGCCCGCCGACGACCTGCTCGCTCGGATCCGCGCGGTCGCTGGAGAGCACCCGAGCTTGATCGGCGCCGAGATGGAGCAATGGATCGGGATCATCGGGCAGCCGCAGATCAACCCCGCCGGGTCGGGCATATCGTGGCACCGCGATCGACGAACCTATGCGGGGGCGTTCGTCTATTATGCGCATCCGGAGTGGAACTCCCAGTGGGGCGGAGAGCTCTTGATCGCCGAGCCCGGGACGGCGGACGGCTTCCATGACGTGCCGAGGGCGCACACGTTCGACAATAGCCTGGAGTCGAAATCACTCCTGCACACGGGAATGGGAACGTATATCGCGCCCAAGCCGAACCGGCTCGTCCTTCTGGCGGGAAAAGATCCTCACAGCGTAGCCAAAGTCACCCAATCGGCTGGACATCGCGTGCGGGTCGGCTTTGCAGGCTTCTTCATCCATCCAACGTACGTCGGCGACCTGCTCAAACGTTTTCAACGGCACAACGACTTGTAA
- a CDS encoding alpha-hydroxy-acid oxidizing protein, with translation MHAILNLHEYEAAARACLGAGAWDYFQGGSEDELTLAENRAAFGRMKLRPRVLVDVTACDTSTRVLDVPVASPILVAPMGFQRLAHADGELATTRAASGAGTVMVASTMASVRLEDLAAVPGSTLWFQLYLFRDRAITMDLVRRAEAAGCRALVITVDAPRLGRRERDLRRGFALPDDLRAANLPPSSAGRLHEAGASGSAIARHAQSNFDAGATWETVAWIRSISTLPVVVKGILTAEDAKLARASGVAAIVVSNHGGRQLDGVLAAIEALPEVVEAVAGGCEVYLDGGVRRGTDVLKALALGARAVLVGRPLLWGLAVDGEAGVRRVLELLRDELALAMALSGRPQVARVDRSLVKFP, from the coding sequence ATGCACGCAATTTTGAATCTCCACGAGTATGAAGCGGCCGCGCGCGCATGCCTCGGCGCAGGCGCTTGGGACTATTTCCAAGGCGGCAGCGAGGACGAGCTCACGCTCGCGGAGAATCGTGCCGCCTTCGGACGCATGAAGCTTCGGCCGCGTGTGCTCGTGGACGTGACCGCGTGTGACACGAGCACCCGCGTGCTGGACGTGCCCGTTGCTTCGCCGATCCTGGTCGCGCCCATGGGATTTCAGCGCCTCGCGCACGCAGACGGCGAGCTCGCCACGACCCGCGCGGCGAGCGGTGCGGGCACGGTCATGGTCGCGAGCACCATGGCCAGCGTGCGCCTCGAAGATCTCGCGGCCGTGCCAGGGTCAACTCTTTGGTTTCAGCTCTATCTCTTTCGTGATCGGGCGATCACGATGGATCTGGTGCGCCGCGCGGAGGCCGCAGGATGCCGCGCGCTCGTCATCACGGTCGACGCACCTCGGTTGGGGCGCCGCGAGCGCGATCTGCGTCGCGGCTTCGCGCTGCCGGACGATTTGCGCGCGGCGAATCTTCCGCCATCCTCGGCCGGGCGGCTCCATGAGGCCGGCGCGAGCGGATCGGCCATCGCGCGGCACGCGCAAAGCAACTTCGATGCGGGAGCGACGTGGGAGACCGTCGCGTGGATCCGATCCATCTCCACCCTTCCCGTGGTGGTGAAGGGCATCCTGACCGCCGAGGACGCGAAGCTCGCGCGGGCCAGCGGTGTGGCCGCGATCGTCGTCTCCAACCACGGAGGGCGGCAGCTCGACGGCGTGCTCGCGGCCATCGAAGCGCTCCCGGAGGTGGTCGAAGCCGTCGCGGGCGGCTGCGAAGTGTACCTCGACGGGGGTGTTCGCCGCGGCACCGATGTTCTCAAGGCGCTCGCGCTCGGGGCGCGCGCCGTGCTCGTCGGCCGTCCGTTGTTGTGGGGGCTCGCGGTCGACGGCGAGGCCGGCGTTCGCCGGGTCCTCGAGCTCCTGCGCGACGAGCTGGCCCTCGCCATGGCCCTCTCGGGAAGGCCGCAGGTGGCGCGGGTGGATCGCTCGCTCGTCAAGTTTCCGTAG
- a CDS encoding amino acid adenylation domain-containing protein yields MSARSWGDEDGRAASRRPATSAGREMGAFELMGQLASLGVNLWVDGGALKFRAPAGVLSASLKEQLRLHKQVIVEALGQAATGDLGSSPIPRAARGDGGLPLSFAQQRLWFLHALEPLSPVYNVPAVLRVIGQLDVRALERSLSAIVARHEVLRTRFVEVAGEPRQRAFEGTAVPLARVELEAEDEEGKRAETARRAREEAERPFDLANEPPLRATILRHSEREHVLLFTMHHIASDGWSMGVLVRELAALYEAYRHERPDPLPALPLQYADYAVWQRQWLSGDVLERQLGYWRKQLEGAPPFLELPTDRPRPAVRSARGAVQPIAWSKSLASELAAMSRRENVTLFTTLLAAFQVLLSRYTGQTDIVVGSPIANRMRPELEGLMGLFVNMLALRTEVSPRSTFRELLARVKDVTLGAYAHQDLPFQRLVEEIAPERGRAHAPIFQVVFAWQNAPASALALPELVLKPEPVETATARFDLSLTLGETDEGIEGSVEYSSDLFDASTIARLMTHYETLLRSILARPDQSVTALPLLTAPEREQMIRTYDGPRPGRPAEPCIHQLFEAQVARTPEAVAVIFGKEQLTYRALNQRANRLARRLRSMGVGPDVRVGICVERSIDMVVGLLGILKAGGAYAPLDPTYPRERLAFMLEDMEAAAVVTQAHLVSTALQSVSQSGKIKNFVHLDGDPPEVWGDDGENPANQTRADNLAYVIYTSGSTGKPKGVENHHRGLVNLLTWFVGEYALGPGDRVAQQAVMGFDACGLELWPALVAGATVYILDEETRLSVPLLAECFARERITVAHLSPVLAEPLVESSPPDLALRALLTGSDKVQRPPRRSPLFRFTNHYGPTETSILATWGPILASEGAEPPPIGRPLAGMCVYVLDRCFDLVPIGVVGELYIGGIGVGRGYAGRPDLTAERFIPDPFARSGARLYRTGDLARRRADGVIEFVGRSDQQVKIRGFRIEVAEVERSLLEHPAVREAAVVVREGGAGGKRLVAYVALDRASDVPVAALRAHLQERLPVFMVPAQIARIERMPISPNGKVDRKALPEPDASSAAMATYVAPATRVEIALAAIWAELIGVARAGRDDHFFALGGHSLLATQLVARVRLTLGVELPLREVFDAPALAEMAERIEAATLERTGRAPLPPIMRRPEGDAPEAALSFGQERMWLLDQLGAGAAYHVSGAVRLDGALQVDRLANALAAVVRRHEVLRSVFEHRDERVQVRVLPFAGIELPSLDLRDLPADARQGAAREHIAREAARPFDLTKGPLVRARVLRLDDRAYVLVFAMHHAVADAWSVGVLVRELAELYRSQPRADGAAGLPALPIQYADYAAWQRRALQGGTLEGLLAYWTRRLDGAPQVLELPTDKPRPTVRSFRGARRALAIPGATAAALEACCRREGVTLFMVSLAAWVTLLARYAGQRDILVGVPIAGRSHVELEALIGFFVNTLVIRVDLAGRPTVREVLAHTRAATLGAYAHQDLPFETLATALAPVRDPSRAPLVQVMFALQNAPMAPLLLGDDIALEPLPSESATAQFDLTMSVAASHGKLVATLEYSTDLFDEPTIERHLDHYVELLAAFPVSLERPVAELPLLGAPEREQTWVGWNDTARAVAPEAVHAFIRAQATRTPEAIAVVAGAEHLTYAALERRANQLAHTLRALGVGPESRVGVCLPRSIDLVVALLGVMKAGAAYLPLDPAYPDARLAFMVRDAELSAVVAPAAWIDRLGMPRARTVCPDADRERLALAPHHDPAIAVTGAHAAYVIYTSGSTGVPKGTVNTHAGLTNRLQWMQQQYGLTPQDRVLQKTPFTFDVSVWEFFWPLMVGARLVLARPDGHRDSRYLLELIGREQITTVHFVPTMLQTFLEEPDHSACAGLARVFCSGEALPAAAASRFFERLPNAALHNLYGPTEAAIDVTAWECRPGDEPISVPIGRPVWNTQLYVLDRELMPVPIGLPGELYLAGIQLARGYLARPDLTADRFIPNPFGAEPGARMYRTGDRVRYRPDGAVEFLGRLDQQVKLRGFRIELGEIEAVLLEHPAVSSALVTMDASPDGARAPRLIAYVVLHDATGEDAARLGEFAATRLADYMVPAAFVVLDAFPLSPSGKIDRKALPVPGAVAKADGTPPRTETEASLLEIFRTVLHAPRAGIHDSFFALGGDSIRAIQAAQAAQRDGRLAFRPRDLFEAPTVARLAARIAEGPHPTDEEAAGPLTPAEVDARVHVETAVYGQERLPDDVEDVLPLTGVQAMVVRAYDSAPPGSGVFHLQQMYEVRARDLSLAGIAEAIELTVRRHPMLRTRLLGPAGADGEVVQIVHRPGPVEVPLEDLTALDPSMQRARLEAALAHDRATRFARDGARGRLLRFHLFALAPDRAIVFVSAHHAVLDGWSNAELLGELAATYAAVRQGTRPMVPAKTNVYRELIALERDALRRDRVTRAFWDEYLVDAPRSRRFAEPLHEAPAHGAPVLATIDPGLAEAAITRAAACGVQLKSLLLAAFARLIAELEEQPSVTLATLANRRTARLSDPWGALGLFWNIVPIRVSPHGDGATPIVAVEAELAAIEPHAWMPFPTITGGDGHGLCTALFNYVHFHNLRVPNARELQVSHATPGHDRYHLPLNCLVSREPRGNGLHTRFEFDPRFFRPSEIARMARRYQEILDELVGHRAPSQPSKHRLDTKGNT; encoded by the coding sequence ATGAGCGCCAGAAGCTGGGGCGACGAAGATGGAAGGGCGGCGAGCCGTCGCCCGGCAACGAGTGCAGGGAGAGAGATGGGCGCGTTCGAATTGATGGGGCAGTTGGCGTCACTCGGCGTGAACCTTTGGGTCGACGGGGGCGCGTTGAAGTTCCGTGCTCCTGCGGGCGTGCTCTCGGCCTCGCTCAAGGAGCAACTGCGCCTCCATAAACAGGTCATCGTCGAGGCATTGGGGCAAGCTGCGACGGGCGACCTGGGCTCCTCGCCCATCCCACGCGCGGCGCGCGGCGACGGAGGGCTGCCCTTATCGTTTGCACAACAGCGTCTGTGGTTCCTGCACGCGCTGGAGCCGCTCAGCCCAGTCTACAACGTGCCCGCCGTCCTCCGCGTGATCGGGCAGCTGGACGTCCGCGCATTGGAGCGAAGTCTCTCGGCCATCGTCGCGCGCCACGAGGTGCTCCGGACGCGGTTCGTCGAGGTCGCGGGCGAGCCGCGGCAACGGGCGTTCGAAGGAACGGCGGTGCCCTTGGCGCGGGTGGAGCTCGAGGCCGAGGATGAAGAGGGCAAACGCGCCGAAACCGCGCGGCGCGCGAGGGAGGAGGCGGAGCGGCCGTTCGATCTCGCGAACGAGCCTCCCCTTCGAGCGACCATCCTGCGCCACTCCGAGCGCGAGCACGTCTTGCTCTTCACGATGCACCATATCGCGTCGGACGGATGGTCGATGGGGGTGCTGGTACGCGAGCTGGCCGCGCTGTACGAAGCGTACCGCCACGAGCGGCCGGATCCGTTGCCGGCCCTGCCGCTTCAATATGCCGATTACGCCGTATGGCAACGCCAATGGCTTTCGGGCGATGTCCTCGAGAGGCAGTTGGGCTATTGGCGAAAGCAGCTCGAAGGCGCGCCTCCATTTTTGGAGTTGCCAACGGATCGGCCACGACCCGCGGTGCGGAGCGCGCGCGGCGCCGTGCAGCCGATCGCGTGGTCCAAATCGCTGGCGTCGGAGCTCGCGGCCATGAGCCGGCGCGAGAACGTGACCTTGTTTACGACGCTGCTGGCGGCGTTCCAGGTCCTCTTGTCGCGGTACACGGGGCAGACGGACATCGTCGTCGGGTCCCCCATCGCCAATCGGATGCGCCCCGAGCTCGAAGGGCTGATGGGTCTCTTCGTCAACATGCTGGCGTTGCGAACCGAGGTGTCCCCGAGGAGCACGTTCCGCGAGTTGCTGGCGCGGGTAAAGGACGTGACATTGGGCGCGTATGCCCATCAGGACTTGCCGTTCCAGAGGCTGGTCGAAGAGATCGCGCCGGAGCGCGGTCGGGCCCACGCCCCCATCTTTCAAGTGGTCTTCGCGTGGCAGAACGCGCCGGCCTCCGCGCTCGCGTTGCCGGAGCTCGTGTTGAAGCCGGAGCCCGTGGAGACGGCGACCGCGCGCTTCGATTTATCGCTTACGCTCGGAGAGACGGACGAAGGGATCGAAGGCTCGGTCGAGTACAGCTCGGATTTGTTCGACGCGTCGACCATCGCGCGACTCATGACGCACTACGAGACGTTGCTGCGCAGCATCCTCGCGCGCCCCGATCAGAGCGTCACGGCATTGCCGCTCCTGACGGCCCCCGAACGCGAGCAGATGATCCGCACGTACGACGGCCCGCGCCCCGGGCGCCCGGCCGAACCGTGCATCCACCAGCTGTTCGAGGCGCAGGTCGCGCGAACGCCGGAGGCCGTGGCGGTGATCTTCGGCAAGGAGCAGCTCACGTATCGCGCGTTGAACCAGCGGGCCAATCGGCTCGCGCGCCGGCTGCGGAGCATGGGGGTCGGCCCCGACGTGCGCGTCGGTATCTGCGTCGAACGATCCATCGATATGGTCGTGGGCCTCTTGGGAATCCTCAAGGCGGGCGGGGCCTACGCGCCGCTCGATCCGACCTATCCACGCGAGCGCCTGGCGTTCATGCTCGAAGACATGGAAGCCGCGGCCGTGGTCACCCAGGCGCACCTGGTGAGCACGGCGCTGCAGTCCGTATCCCAATCCGGGAAAATAAAGAACTTCGTTCATCTCGACGGCGATCCGCCCGAGGTCTGGGGGGATGATGGCGAGAATCCGGCGAATCAGACGCGAGCCGACAACCTCGCGTATGTGATTTACACGTCGGGCTCCACCGGCAAACCCAAGGGGGTCGAAAATCACCATCGCGGTCTGGTCAACTTGCTCACCTGGTTCGTCGGGGAATATGCCCTCGGGCCGGGGGATCGCGTCGCGCAACAAGCCGTCATGGGGTTCGACGCTTGTGGGCTCGAGCTCTGGCCCGCCCTGGTGGCCGGCGCCACGGTCTACATTTTGGACGAAGAGACCCGATTGTCCGTCCCGCTCTTGGCGGAGTGCTTTGCGCGCGAGCGGATCACCGTCGCCCATTTGTCGCCGGTCCTCGCCGAACCGCTGGTGGAATCTTCGCCGCCGGACCTCGCCTTGCGCGCGCTCCTGACCGGCTCCGACAAAGTGCAGCGCCCTCCCCGCCGCTCGCCGCTGTTTCGATTCACGAACCACTACGGGCCGACCGAGACGTCCATTCTGGCGACGTGGGGGCCGATCCTCGCCTCGGAGGGCGCGGAGCCGCCGCCGATCGGGCGCCCGCTCGCGGGGATGTGCGTCTACGTGCTCGATCGCTGCTTCGACTTGGTTCCAATCGGGGTCGTGGGCGAACTGTACATTGGTGGGATTGGCGTCGGGAGAGGCTACGCGGGCCGGCCGGATCTCACGGCCGAGCGCTTCATCCCCGATCCCTTCGCCCGGTCCGGCGCGCGCCTCTATCGGACGGGCGATCTGGCGCGCCGTCGCGCGGACGGCGTGATCGAGTTCGTCGGTCGCAGCGATCAGCAGGTGAAGATCCGTGGCTTCCGGATCGAGGTCGCGGAGGTCGAGCGCTCGCTCCTGGAGCACCCCGCCGTGCGCGAGGCGGCCGTCGTCGTGCGTGAAGGCGGCGCGGGCGGCAAGCGGCTGGTTGCCTATGTCGCGCTCGACCGGGCGAGCGACGTCCCCGTGGCCGCGCTGCGCGCGCACCTGCAGGAGCGGTTGCCGGTGTTCATGGTGCCCGCGCAAATCGCGCGGATCGAGCGAATGCCCATTTCGCCCAACGGGAAAGTCGACCGAAAGGCGCTCCCGGAGCCGGACGCCTCGTCGGCGGCGATGGCCACGTATGTCGCGCCAGCGACCCGCGTCGAGATCGCGCTCGCGGCGATCTGGGCGGAGTTGATCGGCGTCGCGCGCGCCGGCCGTGATGATCATTTTTTTGCGCTCGGCGGGCACTCCTTGCTGGCGACGCAGCTCGTGGCGCGCGTGCGCCTCACGCTCGGCGTCGAGCTCCCGCTGCGTGAGGTGTTCGATGCGCCGGCCCTCGCGGAGATGGCCGAGCGCATCGAGGCGGCGACCTTGGAGCGTACCGGCCGCGCGCCGCTGCCGCCGATCATGCGCCGCCCCGAGGGCGATGCTCCGGAGGCGGCCCTCTCGTTCGGCCAAGAGCGCATGTGGCTGCTCGATCAGCTCGGCGCGGGCGCCGCGTACCACGTCTCGGGTGCCGTGCGGCTCGATGGTGCGCTCCAAGTCGATCGCTTGGCGAACGCGCTCGCCGCCGTCGTGCGCCGTCACGAGGTGCTACGTTCCGTGTTCGAGCACCGAGACGAGCGGGTGCAGGTGCGCGTCCTTCCCTTCGCCGGTATCGAGCTCCCATCGCTGGACCTGCGGGACCTGCCCGCGGACGCGCGCCAAGGCGCCGCGCGCGAGCACATCGCACGCGAGGCGGCGCGGCCGTTCGATCTGACGAAGGGTCCTCTCGTTCGCGCCCGGGTGCTCCGTCTCGACGATCGGGCCTATGTGCTCGTCTTCGCCATGCACCACGCCGTAGCGGATGCGTGGTCGGTGGGGGTGCTCGTGCGCGAGCTCGCGGAGCTCTATCGTTCGCAGCCGCGCGCCGATGGAGCGGCGGGATTGCCCGCCCTGCCCATCCAATATGCCGACTATGCCGCGTGGCAGAGGCGAGCCCTCCAAGGCGGCACGCTCGAGGGCCTGCTCGCGTATTGGACGCGCCGGCTCGACGGCGCTCCGCAGGTCCTCGAGCTGCCCACCGATAAACCGCGCCCGACGGTTCGAAGCTTTCGCGGAGCGCGCCGCGCGCTCGCCATCCCCGGCGCGACGGCGGCGGCGCTGGAGGCATGTTGCCGCCGGGAGGGCGTGACCCTCTTCATGGTATCGCTCGCGGCGTGGGTCACCTTGCTCGCGCGGTATGCTGGCCAGCGCGATATCCTGGTCGGCGTACCGATCGCGGGCCGCTCCCATGTGGAGCTCGAGGCGCTCATCGGATTTTTCGTCAACACGCTCGTGATCCGGGTCGATCTCGCGGGCCGGCCAACGGTGCGCGAGGTCCTCGCCCATACCCGCGCTGCGACCTTGGGCGCGTATGCGCACCAGGATCTGCCCTTCGAGACGCTCGCCACGGCGCTCGCCCCCGTTCGCGATCCGAGCCGCGCACCGCTCGTGCAGGTCATGTTCGCGTTGCAGAACGCGCCGATGGCGCCGCTGCTGCTCGGCGACGACATCGCGCTCGAACCGCTCCCGAGCGAGAGCGCCACGGCGCAATTCGATCTGACCATGAGCGTCGCGGCGAGCCATGGCAAGCTCGTGGCGACATTGGAGTACAGCACGGATCTGTTCGACGAGCCCACCATCGAACGCCACCTGGATCACTACGTGGAGCTGCTCGCGGCGTTCCCCGTATCGCTCGAGCGGCCCGTCGCCGAGCTGCCCCTGCTCGGCGCGCCCGAGCGGGAGCAAACATGGGTCGGATGGAACGATACGGCGCGCGCGGTCGCACCGGAGGCCGTTCACGCGTTCATCCGAGCGCAGGCGACCCGAACGCCGGAGGCCATCGCCGTGGTGGCCGGGGCAGAGCACCTCACGTACGCGGCGCTCGAGCGCCGTGCGAATCAGCTCGCGCACACCTTGCGTGCTCTCGGTGTCGGCCCCGAGTCGCGCGTGGGGGTGTGCCTCCCGCGCTCGATCGACCTGGTCGTCGCGCTGCTCGGCGTCATGAAGGCCGGCGCGGCATATCTCCCGCTCGACCCGGCATATCCGGACGCGCGCTTGGCGTTCATGGTTCGTGACGCGGAGCTCTCGGCGGTCGTCGCGCCCGCGGCGTGGATCGATCGGCTCGGGATGCCGCGAGCGCGGACGGTGTGCCCCGACGCCGACCGCGAGCGCCTCGCCCTCGCTCCCCATCACGATCCCGCGATAGCCGTGACCGGGGCGCACGCGGCCTATGTGATTTACACGTCGGGCTCGACCGGTGTCCCCAAGGGCACGGTCAATACGCACGCCGGATTGACGAATCGCCTGCAGTGGATGCAGCAGCAATACGGTCTGACTCCGCAGGATCGGGTGCTCCAGAAGACGCCATTCACCTTCGATGTTTCGGTGTGGGAATTTTTCTGGCCGCTCATGGTTGGCGCACGCCTGGTGCTCGCGCGACCCGACGGTCACCGCGACAGCCGCTATCTCCTCGAGCTCATCGGTCGCGAGCAGATCACGACCGTCCACTTCGTGCCCACCATGCTGCAGACGTTTCTCGAGGAGCCGGACCATTCGGCTTGCGCGGGATTGGCTCGCGTCTTCTGCAGCGGTGAGGCGCTCCCCGCGGCAGCGGCGTCGCGGTTCTTCGAGCGCTTGCCGAACGCGGCGCTGCACAATTTGTACGGTCCGACCGAGGCGGCCATCGATGTCACCGCGTGGGAGTGCCGCCCCGGCGACGAGCCGATTTCGGTGCCCATCGGCCGTCCCGTTTGGAATACGCAGCTCTATGTGCTCGACCGGGAGCTCATGCCGGTTCCCATCGGGCTGCCCGGTGAGCTTTATCTCGCAGGGATCCAATTGGCGCGCGGGTATCTGGCGCGGCCCGATCTCACGGCCGACAGGTTCATTCCGAATCCATTTGGCGCGGAGCCGGGGGCCCGCATGTACCGTACCGGCGATCGGGTTCGCTACCGGCCCGACGGCGCCGTGGAGTTCCTCGGCCGGCTCGATCAGCAGGTGAAGCTCCGCGGATTTCGCATCGAGCTCGGTGAGATCGAGGCCGTGCTGCTCGAGCACCCGGCGGTATCCAGCGCATTGGTGACCATGGACGCGTCGCCTGACGGGGCGCGCGCGCCGCGGCTGATCGCCTATGTGGTATTGCATGACGCGACGGGAGAGGACGCCGCGCGCTTGGGAGAGTTCGCTGCGACTCGGCTCGCCGATTACATGGTCCCCGCGGCGTTCGTGGTCCTCGATGCCTTTCCGCTCTCGCCGAGCGGCAAGATCGATCGCAAGGCGCTCCCCGTACCGGGCGCGGTGGCGAAGGCCGATGGAACGCCACCGCGTACGGAGACGGAGGCATCTCTACTGGAGATCTTTCGCACCGTCCTGCACGCGCCGCGCGCCGGCATTCACGACTCGTTCTTTGCGCTCGGAGGCGATTCGATCCGCGCCATTCAAGCGGCACAGGCCGCGCAGCGAGACGGACGACTCGCCTTCCGCCCGCGCGATCTGTTCGAGGCGCCGACCGTCGCACGGCTCGCGGCGCGAATCGCCGAAGGCCCGCATCCGACCGACGAAGAAGCGGCGGGGCCGCTCACCCCCGCCGAGGTCGATGCGCGGGTGCATGTCGAGACGGCGGTGTACGGGCAGGAGCGGTTACCGGACGACGTCGAGGACGTCCTTCCGTTGACCGGGGTTCAGGCGATGGTGGTGCGGGCTTACGATTCCGCGCCGCCCGGTAGTGGCGTATTCCACCTGCAGCAGATGTACGAGGTGCGCGCGCGCGATCTTTCGCTCGCGGGTATCGCAGAGGCCATCGAGCTCACGGTGCGGCGCCACCCGATGCTCCGCACCCGTCTCCTCGGGCCCGCAGGCGCGGACGGTGAGGTCGTTCAGATCGTGCATCGCCCAGGGCCCGTCGAGGTGCCCCTGGAGGACCTCACGGCTTTGGATCCGAGCATGCAGCGCGCTCGGCTCGAAGCCGCGCTCGCGCACGATCGCGCGACGCGCTTTGCGCGCGATGGCGCGCGAGGGCGTCTCTTGCGATTCCATCTGTTCGCATTGGCGCCGGATCGCGCGATCGTGTTCGTATCCGCGCACCACGCCGTCCTCGACGGTTGGTCGAACGCCGAGCTCCTCGGCGAGCTCGCCGCGACCTACGCCGCCGTGCGGCAGGGTACGCGACCCATGGTGCCTGCAAAAACCAACGTCTACCGCGAGCTCATCGCGCTCGAGCGCGACGCGCTCCGTCGCGACCGTGTCACGCGCGCGTTCTGGGACGAGTACCTCGTCGATGCGCCGCGCAGCCGGCGCTTCGCCGAGCCTCTGCATGAAGCACCGGCGCATGGCGCGCCGGTTTTGGCGACCATCGATCCGGGGCTCGCGGAGGCCGCCATCACGCGGGCCGCGGCCTGCGGCGTGCAGCTCAAGTCGTTGCTTCTGGCGGCATTTGCGCGGCTCATCGCGGAGCTCGAAGAGCAGCCGAGCGTTACCTTGGCCACATTGGCCAATCGACGGACGGCGCGGCTCTCCGACCCTTGGGGTGCGCTGGGGCTGTTTTGGAACATCGTGCCAATTCGCGTGTCGCCGCACGGCGATGGGGCCACCCCAATCGTGGCGGTCGAGGCGGAGCTCGCAGCCATCGAGCCGCATGCGTGGATGCCGTTTCCGACCATCACCGGGGGCGACGGACATGGGCTTTGCACCGCGCTCTTCAACTATGTGCACTTTCACAATCTGCGCGTGCCGAACGCACGCGAGCTCCAAGTGTCGCATGCGACGCCTGGACATGACCGGTACCATTTGCCGTTGAATTGCCTCGTATCGCGCGAGCCACGCGGCAATGGCTTGCATACCCGATTCGAGTTCGACCCGCGCTTCTTCCGGCCCTCGGAGATCGCCCGGATGGCGCGTCGCTACCAAGAAATCCTCGACGAGCTCGTAGGACATCGAGCTCCATCGCAACCCTCGAAACATCGTCTCGACACAAAGGGAAACACGTGA